A region of the Myxococcus stipitatus DSM 14675 genome:
TACCTGGGGTCGGCGCACCCATTGTCATCCCCGAAGTCGTTGAGGGACTTGGTCTCTCAGGGGTGACTGGATATGCATTCACGAAGGGTGAGTGCTTGACTCATGTTGTTCTCGGGGAGAGCTATAAAGAGACAGAGGACGACGTTCTCCCTTTGGTGCGAACCGTTGCGGCGAAGTTTGGCCTGCATCGTGTCACTGATGAAAGGCGCCAGACTTGGCGTCTGGGCAGTGTCCAGGCGATGCTTCAGCTTTACAGTCCACTGGTGCCGGGCGACGCGACGTCAGAGTTCCACCTACGGATCAATCGCCCTGGCTCTCTCCAGTCAGAGTTTCGTATCTTCGATGTCGGAGTTGGCCATCGGCGATTTCCGACGCCTCCGCCTTCAGCCTGGGACCATGCTGTGACTGTCGCAACGATTCGACTCGATGGGTTCGTTGTGTGCCCTTTCTGCCGAAAGGCATTCAGCGTTGCAGATTCGGCACGCTGGGATGGGGTGCGTCACCGTTCATGTGGTCAGCGAATACAGATAGGGGCATCTCCAGGGTAGGACCCGTCTCGAAGCTGAGCCCGTGAGCCTCCGCTATCGGCCTCTTGCGCCAGTGCTTCTCGTCGAGCTGGTCTTGCATCGCGTGGGCGGAAGGCAGGGAGGGCAACTGCTCTTTCGAGCTCGCCAGCACACGGGGGACCGGAAAACAAAAAGGCCCCCTGGTTTCCCAGAGGGCCTTCAAGTTGGAGCGGGAAAAGGGATTTGAACCCTCGACCCTCGCCTTGGCAAGGCGATGCTCTACCGCTGAGCTATTCCCGCATCAGGTGCCGCCGCTCCGCGCCGCGACGCGCGAAGTGGGGGCGGCGTATACAAAGGCCTCGCGAGCGCGTCAAACACTTTTCGCGCCCCCTCTCGTGAGGCACGCCAGCAGGGGGAGTGGGGCGTGAGCCCCGCTCAGGTTCGCTTCGAGAGATGGTGATTGATGTACGCGGCGGTCCTGTCGTGCTCCTCGCGTCGGGTCTTCTCCATGGTCGACTCGAGGAGCCCTCCAACGCCGAAGATCTTGGCCTCGTAGTCCTCCTCGATGATCCGCCACACCTTGTCCGCTCCGATTGGCTCCAAGCGCAACGTGCCCTCATGCCGGATCTTGTCGGCCATCGTGCTTGGCGTGATCGTCCAGCGCCACGTCTTGGTGGCTTTGTCGAGCTCGCCCTTCTCGGTAATTCGGAAGCCCGAACCAAACAACTTCGTCAGAGGCCCTGGGAGTTGATAGCGCGGATCGGCCAATACGGATCGCGAGATCTGTT
Encoded here:
- a CDS encoding DUF2505 family protein; its protein translation is MAKFTATHEINCDVDTFLKLLLDKKFMEQMHQEGLGYAEYTVTEQQESDKQISRSVLADPRYQLPGPLTKLFGSGFRITEKGELDKATKTWRWTITPSTMADKIRHEGTLRLEPIGADKVWRIIEEDYEAKIFGVGGLLESTMEKTRREEHDRTAAYINHHLSKRT